Proteins from one Brevibacillus humidisoli genomic window:
- a CDS encoding acyl-CoA dehydrogenase family protein — protein sequence MTIPALSLAEQLLQLDQSPAALHLQLQQELARMATVAEPPLYLYGTDRPGHFVSLLPVNGSLSDEQWYVSGSVRCQMPIKTIREVTKTAFGSCVWLEAGEAVHVTRLSADAAMTHHHNLRYLLLAGVMIDALRSAAEVVAAYSRSRKAFGVVLNRHHLIQRTLVEAAGEYTANSLLLYDLAERVDLGHADACQSMEEVRQIAWSQVETIDRLAPVHGALGVTEESPLSGYREQLHRWAGLVRRMVNLSEVALPGEANREWKRGDDA from the coding sequence ATGACGATCCCGGCTCTCTCCTTGGCCGAGCAGTTGCTGCAGCTTGATCAGTCCCCTGCCGCTCTCCATTTGCAGCTGCAGCAGGAGCTGGCTCGTATGGCCACAGTTGCGGAACCTCCGCTCTATCTGTACGGGACGGATCGACCTGGACATTTCGTCTCGTTGCTGCCGGTCAACGGTAGTCTATCGGATGAACAGTGGTACGTCAGCGGCAGTGTTCGCTGTCAGATGCCGATCAAGACGATCCGAGAAGTGACAAAGACAGCATTTGGCAGCTGTGTATGGCTGGAAGCGGGAGAGGCCGTACATGTGACTCGTCTTTCCGCTGATGCGGCCATGACGCATCACCACAACCTGCGTTATCTATTGTTGGCTGGGGTGATGATCGATGCCCTGCGTTCCGCCGCAGAGGTGGTAGCGGCTTACAGCCGCAGTCGTAAAGCATTCGGTGTTGTGCTGAACCGACACCACCTGATCCAACGTACGCTTGTGGAAGCCGCTGGCGAGTATACGGCCAACAGCTTGCTGTTATATGACCTTGCCGAACGAGTCGATCTGGGACATGCCGATGCCTGCCAGTCAATGGAAGAAGTGAGGCAGATCGCTTGGTCACAAGTGGAGACAATCGACCGATTGGCGCCAGTACATGGAGCGCTAGGTGTGACCGAAGAGTCGCCGTTGAGCGGGTACCGTGAGCAGCTGCACAGGTGGGCGGGACTGGTTCGCCGCATGGTAAATCTGTCTGAGGTTGCGCTGCCGGGCGAAGCGAACCGGGAGTGGAAAAGGGGGGACGATGCTTGA
- a CDS encoding acyl-CoA dehydrogenase family protein: MNVELLQEWLRPYANGLRELALVGDTGGGQLEVLFRDPFFAPLHRLKTPAKYWEGIRLRDGTTLYGTSSVENVCIAEELAYGDPGLYLALPGPNLAGTVVDKLGTPEQKDAFFQHFLHKTAWSAFALTEPDAGSDAAAIATTAMPQPDGSYLLNGAKRYIGNGMSADWYVVFAQTRPSHSKRSASVLTIESFLFRADECTTGLIRSYDRTVGLRAARLGRIGFQNLRLTPEHVLGYDKKPLNRGFTGAIATFQLMRPATAAMAVGIARAAIEYTEASKRLTPHEEIVLSRLKWEVKRGRLLAMHAANLCDQGAGKARYYASMAKCFMNRLVAETTRNCSAMFGSDLRSDHPFLEKLQRDSWMIEYMEGTSNILTLDVHSGLLANGQLPTTVWTGGNRS; encoded by the coding sequence TTGAACGTCGAGTTGTTGCAGGAGTGGTTGCGCCCCTATGCAAACGGGTTGCGTGAACTAGCCCTTGTCGGCGATACGGGTGGCGGACAGCTGGAAGTTCTTTTCCGCGACCCGTTTTTTGCGCCGCTGCACCGCCTCAAGACGCCAGCCAAGTACTGGGAAGGCATCAGATTGCGTGATGGGACGACACTGTACGGCACATCATCTGTGGAAAACGTCTGCATTGCAGAAGAGCTGGCCTACGGTGATCCCGGTCTCTACCTGGCACTGCCGGGACCTAATCTAGCAGGAACCGTCGTAGACAAGCTGGGGACTCCCGAACAAAAGGATGCTTTTTTCCAACACTTTTTGCACAAGACAGCCTGGTCGGCATTTGCTTTAACAGAACCGGATGCCGGCTCGGATGCAGCTGCGATCGCTACGACGGCGATGCCGCAGCCGGATGGTTCGTATCTGCTAAACGGGGCCAAAAGATACATTGGGAACGGAATGTCTGCCGATTGGTATGTGGTGTTTGCCCAGACGCGCCCCAGCCATTCCAAACGGTCAGCCTCTGTTCTAACGATTGAATCCTTTTTGTTTCGCGCTGACGAGTGCACCACAGGTTTGATCCGCTCCTATGACCGCACTGTCGGCTTGCGGGCTGCACGCTTGGGGCGTATCGGTTTTCAAAATCTGCGTCTCACTCCAGAGCACGTATTGGGATACGATAAAAAGCCGCTCAATCGCGGCTTCACGGGGGCTATCGCCACATTTCAGTTGATGCGGCCTGCGACAGCGGCGATGGCGGTCGGCATCGCGCGGGCAGCGATTGAGTACACGGAAGCGTCGAAACGCCTAACGCCGCACGAGGAAATCGTACTCTCCCGGCTGAAGTGGGAAGTAAAGCGGGGCAGGCTGCTGGCCATGCACGCGGCCAATCTATGTGATCAAGGGGCAGGGAAGGCGCGATATTACGCCTCCATGGCCAAGTGTTTTATGAATCGGCTCGTCGCGGAAACGACTCGGAATTGCAGCGCCATGTTCGGTTCCGATCTTCGCTCGGACCATCCGTTTTTGGAGAAGCTGCAGCGCGACTCCTGGATGATTGAATACATGGAGGGGACAAGCAATATCCTCACATTGGATGTACACTCCGGTCTGCTGGCCAATGGACAACTTCCGACAACCGTGTGGACAGGAGGGAACCGCTCATGA